From the Hordeum vulgare subsp. vulgare chromosome 1H, MorexV3_pseudomolecules_assembly, whole genome shotgun sequence genome, the window GGAACCAGTCGATATCGGTCAGGCGGAGCTGCATCCATGGTGTGCGCCAGCAGTGAGCACGGGATCCATCCATGGCGAGTGTGGGCGGCGGAGCTACATCCATGGCGAGCGCGGGCGACGGAGCTGCATCCGAGGAGAGCGTGGATCTCCGACAAGCGCGGGCAGGTAGGGGAGTTGCATCCATGGCGAGCACAGATCTCCGACGAGCGCGGACAGGCATGCGAGTTGCATCCATGACGAACGCGGATCTCTACCAAGCACGGGCGGCCGGCAAGCGCAGGGATCTCCAGGAAGTGCGGGCAGCCGTCGAGCGAAGGGATCTCAGCGCGGATCTCCGATAGGGAACGACGAGGAAGCATACACTAGAAAAAAGGAGTCTGTACGGCTTAATCAGACGGATAGGAACACTCGTATCATACGAATGTCAGGCAGCTGGCCGCAACTTTGGGCCGGCACGTCGGCGCCCAGTATTACCCTATGATTTTGTGACAAATATTTCATTGTGCTTACACAATGAATAAAATCCGTATGACTCATACTCAAATTTCAAGTGATTGTGACTCATGAAGATATAAAAAGTTCATCACCCCCTCGACCATTACTATGCACTACTATGCAAAATTGTGGATTATAAAACCATTTATCAATTATATACGAATATATTTTCTCTTCCGGCATTTTTTTCCTATTATAATTTTTCGTTATCCATCATCTTAATAAGATTCTTAACACGGCTCAGCATCCGTTGTGTGTTCATTCGTTCTTCACGGCTAAGAGGAGGCAGGTGAGCAGGTAGCTCACGCGAATTGGATGTAATTGAGGTACGATTTGCAAACGCATGAGAAAGATGTTAAAATCAAAGTCTCTGCCGGTCTCATCTGCTCCCGGGCAATAgaaattttataaaaaaattgtgTACGAAAGATGTTTGTGAACTTTGATGTCCATATAAAATCTTATTCCCTCTATCCATATATATAAGGACTAATGCGTTCTTCAAAGCTAACTTTGATCAtatattaaaataataatatatgaTATGTAAGTTATACAAAGCATATCTTTAAATTCATACATAAAAAAAGCTTTGAGTAATATAATTCTCACATTATACGGTTCATATAGTATTAATCTtatcaataattaaagacaatctCGAAAAATGCATtagaccctatatatatatatatgaatggattagaccatatatatatatatatatatatatatgaatgggGGAGTATCCCATTTAAACATCTAAGGAACGAATGACAAAGAAGAAAATATCTCGCGGTCTTCTTGAATGTCCAAACTCCACCAATTTTTACACGAACATCACGCACATGAACATCGTGCTTGTAAAAAGAATCggtttttttcttctattttttccatttttttattttaccCGGGCGCAGAAACGCCTCTCTCCAAAACACAGGACATAGATACTTTAGACAGCAGCTAAATTATTCACCCAAAAGTATCAACAGACGACTTAACAAATGGGAGACACGCCCACACTCCGCTACCCCAGTAATATCCAGCACTCCGGGACCGACTAACAATAACAGCGAACCAGCACCATATCCCCATGTCCAAGTCCAACGTGCTGGTACAAATTACATACTGAATGATACAGATTTATTGCCATGACAAGGGGGTATATGGGATTGCTCTAGCTCTCAGCGCTGGCTGCATCAGCTGCGGCTTCCTTCTCTTTTACCTCCTCCGAGCTCACCTCCCTCGGCTTGTGCTCAGCGGCGGGTGCCTTCTCGGTCTCTGCCTCGGCAGTGGCTGTTTCTGGGGATGTGCTTATGGTGCCCTCTTCTCCAAGAAATGCCTTCTTGACGGTACCGACCTTCACATACTTGCTCATGAACTTGTACTCCCAGTCTTGTAGTGCGTCGAGCTCGAACGGCCCAAGGCCCGAAGTATCACCGTTCAGGTCCTGGGGCTCGAAAGACATCTTGGCTAGAGCTCTGCTGGCGTCTTTGCCAGCGAATAGGGCATAAGGTCCACCAGGTCCATAGAACATTCTACAGACGTTAAACATCGTAAAGGTCAAAAGGTTAATAGGGTAATTAGAaataccacacacacacacaacacacaaccaagcctttcagtcccaaataagttggggtaggctagagttgaaacccataagatctcgaagccaagtcatggctctggaacgtggctctggaacgtggatagctaacttccacgcacccctgtccatggctaagtctttgtcgatattccaaaccttcaggtctctcttaacggactcctcccatgtcaagtttggtaatTAGAAATACCAACAGAAGAAAAATTGTAATATGAGAGACTAAACACATTCGTAATATAAATGAGAGCATGATGACAATATATGACAGCCGAGGGTCCTAACTCACTGATAACTATGCATCATGCAACACGACGGAGCACCTAAAAGTATCATTGGAAGTTACGGAGTCTCCATCCATTAGTCCAAGTTTTCGCTAAGGTGGATCCCACAGTGACATCTTTCATCTAGCTATTTTCTAGTTCAGCACTGGAACATGAATTAAGAACTACATAAATTTGGTTGCAGGCGAGCTTCAAAAATCATATGGCTTAAAATAAGCTCCAGGCATAGCATCCCTTATTGGGGATTGGGGAATCAGCCATACCGAACACTATTTTTTTCCCAAGAGTACACCAATGGTGTACCATATTTTTTTATAGAAGAGAGCAAAGTAAATTACAAGAAGCTCGAGCCCGATGTAAATCACAAGCACACCCACGCCATGACCACTACTTCAATCCTTTAGCGGCCATACAAAGGCATGGGGCCTGGTGCTATCTTTTAGCATCTGGTGATACAGATACCCATAAAGCTCCGAATGATAGATCCAAGATCTGTTATATTAAT encodes:
- the LOC123433331 gene encoding membrane steroid-binding protein 1-like; translation: MAVAELWETLKQAILAYTGLSPTAFFTAVAVAAALYHVVSGIFAPPPPPRQRPREEPEAEPLPPPVQLGEVDEEELRQYDGSDPKKPLLMAIKGQIYDVTQSRMFYGPGGPYALFAGKDASRALAKMSFEPQDLNGDTSGLGPFELDALQDWEYKFMSKYVKVGTVKKAFLGEEGTISTSPETATAEAETEKAPAAEHKPREVSSEEVKEKEAAADAASAES